One stretch of Lacrimispora sphenoides DNA includes these proteins:
- a CDS encoding ribose-phosphate pyrophosphokinase, with protein sequence MLYEEKTIETIPVGPLGLIPLKSCKELGDKVNDYLVSWRQERESEHKSTIAFSGYQRDSYIIGASTPRFGSGEAKGTLHESVRGDDLYFMVDVCNYSLTYSLCGMTNHMSPDDHFQDLKRLIAASAGKARRINVIMPFLYESRQHKRSSRESLDCALALRELVNMGVENIITFDAHDPRVQNAIPLKGFETVQPIYQFIKYLLKEEKELDIDSEHMMVISPDEGGMGRAVFFANVLGLDMGMFYKRRDYTQIVNGRNPIVAHEFLGSSVEGKDVIIVDDMISSGESMLDVAKELKRRKARKVFVCSTFGLFTNGLAKFDEYYENGFIDRILTTNLVYQTPDLLSRPYYINVDMSKYIALIIDNLNHDASLSELLNPTKRINRLLERYRAGDR encoded by the coding sequence ATGCTTTACGAAGAAAAGACGATAGAAACCATACCGGTAGGTCCACTGGGTCTGATACCGTTAAAAAGCTGCAAGGAGCTGGGAGATAAGGTCAATGACTACCTGGTGTCATGGAGACAGGAGCGGGAGAGCGAACATAAGTCGACCATCGCTTTTTCAGGTTATCAGAGAGATTCCTATATTATCGGAGCCAGCACGCCAAGATTCGGATCCGGCGAAGCAAAGGGTACCCTGCATGAATCTGTACGGGGTGATGACCTTTATTTCATGGTGGATGTGTGTAATTACAGCCTTACTTATTCCCTGTGCGGGATGACCAATCATATGTCTCCTGATGATCACTTCCAGGATTTGAAGCGCCTCATTGCAGCATCGGCAGGAAAAGCCCGCCGCATCAATGTGATCATGCCATTCTTATACGAGAGCAGACAGCATAAGAGATCCAGCAGAGAATCTTTAGACTGTGCGCTGGCCCTTCGGGAGTTGGTGAATATGGGAGTTGAGAACATCATTACCTTTGATGCTCATGACCCGAGAGTGCAGAATGCGATTCCTTTAAAGGGCTTTGAGACTGTTCAGCCTATTTACCAGTTTATCAAGTACTTACTGAAGGAAGAGAAAGAACTGGATATTGACAGCGAGCATATGATGGTCATCAGCCCGGATGAGGGAGGCATGGGACGTGCTGTATTCTTTGCCAATGTTCTTGGCCTTGATATGGGTATGTTCTATAAACGCAGGGATTATACTCAAATCGTGAATGGACGCAATCCCATCGTTGCCCACGAATTTTTGGGAAGCAGCGTAGAAGGCAAGGATGTGATCATAGTTGACGACATGATTTCTTCCGGTGAAAGCATGCTTGATGTAGCGAAGGAGCTTAAGAGAAGAAAAGCCAGGAAAGTATTCGTTTGCTCCACTTTTGGCCTTTTTACCAACGGTCTTGCAAAGTTTGATGAATATTATGAGAATGGATTTATTGACAGGATCCTTACGACCAATCTGGTCTATCAGACCCCTGATCTCTTATCCAGACCATACTATATCAATGTTGATATGAGTAAGTATATTGCACTTATCATAGATAATTTAAACCATGACGCATCCTTAAGCGAGCTTTTAAATCCAACGAAAAGAATTAACCGGCTTCTGGAGCGTTACCGCGCAGGTGACAGGTAA
- a CDS encoding S8 family peptidase: MLKILDNNYYDLIISNTLVPSYDTGNNITFLDIRDSLLHVPVTTVDPCDLGRHPYNSFPFLYTPTATSSLEKSGITTVQRNPFLALFGRGVLVAVVDTGIDYNHPAFKYNDGTSRILTIWDQTVQTGTIPDTFTFGSEYSRDQINAALNSEDPLALVPTTDPVGHGTAIASVLAGTPNEAESFSGVVPQADLIIVKLKEAKQNLKNIFFVPESTLCYQESDIILGIRYAFSVSERLNRPLVVCVALGSSQGGHDGRASIDSYIDYLTLLPGIGVCVSAGNEGNNQRHYFNSTTGAPYYNDFELRVGANDKMLSMEIWSYAPARLSVDISSPNRESTQPVFPTFNQCRRFSFIFNETVIYVNNFIFEEENGDQLILLRFNNLIPGIWYLRVQNIESEGFAFHSWLPSGDLISRDTYFLNSNPDTTITSPGNGRHQLTVSAYNDATNSILPESSRGYTRIGEIKPDLAAPGFELTCAVRGGQYGSVTGTGAATAHAAGIVAMVLEWAIVRGNYPRMTGNNVNRLLISGAVRSSSYVYPNNIWGYGQVEVNRLFERLASL; this comes from the coding sequence TTGTTAAAAATTTTGGATAATAATTATTATGACTTAATAATTAGTAATACCCTGGTTCCTTCCTATGATACTGGAAATAATATCACCTTTTTAGATATAAGGGATTCCCTTCTGCACGTACCTGTCACTACCGTTGATCCCTGTGATTTAGGCCGTCATCCCTATAACAGTTTTCCCTTCCTCTACACACCAACCGCTACGTCCAGCCTGGAAAAATCCGGCATTACAACCGTTCAGAGAAATCCTTTTCTGGCTCTGTTCGGCAGAGGCGTCCTGGTGGCTGTCGTTGATACCGGAATTGACTACAATCATCCTGCATTTAAATATAATGATGGAACCTCACGCATCCTCACGATATGGGACCAGACAGTGCAAACGGGTACGATTCCCGATACCTTTACATTCGGTTCCGAATACAGCAGGGATCAAATCAACGCTGCTTTAAATTCAGAGGATCCCTTGGCCCTTGTCCCCACGACGGACCCCGTCGGACACGGAACTGCAATAGCCAGTGTTTTAGCCGGTACCCCGAATGAGGCCGAATCCTTCAGCGGTGTCGTACCTCAGGCTGATCTTATAATCGTCAAATTGAAAGAAGCAAAACAAAACTTAAAAAATATCTTCTTTGTTCCGGAAAGCACCCTCTGCTATCAGGAATCCGATATCATACTTGGCATCCGTTATGCATTTTCAGTTTCAGAACGGTTAAACCGCCCTCTTGTGGTATGCGTTGCTTTAGGAAGCAGCCAGGGAGGTCATGACGGCAGGGCCTCCATTGACAGCTATATCGATTACCTCACATTGCTGCCTGGAATCGGAGTATGCGTTTCCGCCGGCAACGAAGGGAACAATCAAAGGCATTACTTTAACTCCACTACCGGAGCTCCTTATTATAATGATTTTGAACTAAGAGTGGGGGCCAATGATAAAATGCTTTCCATGGAGATCTGGTCATACGCTCCGGCAAGGCTGTCCGTAGACATCTCTTCTCCGAACCGTGAATCCACACAGCCTGTTTTTCCTACCTTCAATCAATGCAGAAGGTTCAGTTTCATATTTAACGAAACTGTCATCTATGTTAACAACTTCATATTTGAGGAAGAAAATGGAGATCAACTCATCCTGCTGCGGTTTAACAACCTCATTCCCGGAATCTGGTACCTGCGGGTACAGAATATTGAAAGTGAAGGCTTTGCCTTCCATTCCTGGCTCCCTTCCGGTGATTTGATTTCAAGAGATACATATTTTCTCAATTCAAACCCTGATACCACCATAACCTCTCCTGGAAATGGTAGGCATCAGCTGACAGTGAGCGCTTATAACGATGCGACAAACAGCATCCTGCCGGAATCCAGCAGAGGCTATACAAGAATCGGTGAAATCAAGCCTGATCTGGCCGCACCTGGCTTCGAGCTCACCTGTGCGGTTCGTGGTGGCCAATATGGATCGGTAACAGGCACCGGAGCAGCGACGGCGCATGCTGCCGGAATCGTTGCCATGGTACTTGAATGGGCCATTGTCAGAGGCAATTACCCCCGCATGACCGGAAATAATGTGAACCGTCTCTTAATTAGCGGTGCAGTACGCAGCAGCTCCTATGTTTATCCAAATAACATCTGGGGATATGGGCAGGTGGAGGTAAACAGACTTTTCGAGCGGCTTGCCAGCCTTTAA
- a CDS encoding methyl-accepting chemotaxis protein: MKSIKTKILLSMALTVFSSLCAVGGTSIYLNYSSMIGTMNQTMTELARTASQRVSKELDIYKNIAYEVGSIDRLSNPGTSVADKKTIIDQKAKAHDFQRGNILGADGISLFDGKDYSDRDYFQKSLNGETVVSDPLISKITGQLTIIISAPLWDKGIPDSKVVGVVYFVPTETFLNDIVASIKISKGSNSYILNRSGGIIADVDMEKVTNVTNTQEIAKTDPGLAALAALEKGMTEGNSGFGRYNKGGVNEFLAYAPIEGTDGWSFGLKAPMTDFMGATITGIVISVILLIAALTVAGIISVILAGKIGNPVNACTERLIRLVQGDLESPVPVINSQDETGVLAEATRELVDGFKMIIGDVDHILNEMAEGSLTVSSSCESAYVGGFGGILQAMTQLQSRLRDTLLRINQSSEEVASGAEQVSAGAQALSQGATEQASSVEELVATISLISSHVDLNAKNAEEATLQAKETSSQLENGKEQMKRMTDAMNEINHTSSEIGKIIKTIEDIAYQTNILALNAAVEAARAGEAGKGFAVVADEVRNLASKSAEASKNTAFLIESSAQSVQKGTGIADETADSLERIAASSEKMASLIYDIAEASQEQASSIAHVALGIDQISGVVQTNSATAEESAATSEELSSQAQILNGLMDQFRF; encoded by the coding sequence ATGAAAAGTATAAAAACTAAAATACTGCTTAGCATGGCTTTGACAGTATTTAGTTCCCTATGTGCAGTGGGAGGTACCAGCATTTATTTAAACTATTCCAGCATGATCGGGACCATGAACCAGACCATGACGGAACTGGCACGCACCGCCTCACAGCGGGTTTCAAAAGAACTGGATATTTATAAGAATATTGCCTATGAAGTCGGCAGCATTGACCGGCTCTCCAACCCTGGAACCAGCGTGGCTGATAAAAAAACCATCATAGACCAGAAGGCAAAAGCCCACGACTTCCAGCGTGGAAACATACTGGGGGCAGACGGAATCAGCTTGTTTGATGGAAAAGACTATTCTGACCGGGACTATTTCCAAAAGTCCCTAAATGGCGAGACAGTGGTATCCGATCCTTTAATCAGTAAGATCACAGGACAGCTTACCATTATCATATCCGCCCCATTGTGGGATAAGGGAATTCCGGATTCCAAAGTCGTGGGCGTCGTATATTTTGTCCCTACAGAGACTTTTTTAAATGACATCGTTGCCAGCATAAAGATAAGTAAGGGAAGCAATTCCTACATACTGAACAGAAGCGGCGGTATCATTGCCGATGTGGATATGGAGAAAGTAACCAATGTGACAAATACCCAGGAAATCGCAAAGACAGATCCCGGACTGGCTGCTCTTGCTGCTCTTGAGAAGGGAATGACCGAAGGAAATAGCGGATTTGGCCGTTACAACAAGGGGGGCGTAAACGAATTTCTGGCATATGCACCCATTGAAGGGACCGATGGCTGGAGCTTCGGCCTCAAAGCTCCCATGACGGACTTTATGGGAGCAACCATAACCGGAATCGTCATATCGGTAATACTGCTCATCGCAGCACTGACTGTGGCCGGAATCATATCGGTTATCCTTGCAGGAAAAATCGGAAATCCCGTAAATGCCTGTACCGAACGCTTAATAAGGCTGGTGCAGGGTGATCTGGAATCTCCGGTTCCTGTAATCAACAGCCAAGACGAAACCGGTGTGCTGGCAGAAGCTACCCGGGAACTGGTGGACGGGTTTAAAATGATCATCGGAGATGTAGATCATATTCTCAATGAGATGGCAGAAGGCAGCTTAACGGTTTCTTCCAGCTGCGAATCCGCCTATGTAGGGGGATTTGGTGGGATTCTTCAGGCCATGACCCAGCTGCAGTCCAGGCTCAGAGATACTCTCTTAAGGATCAACCAGTCCTCTGAGGAGGTAGCATCCGGTGCGGAACAGGTATCCGCAGGCGCCCAGGCGCTCTCCCAGGGAGCAACAGAGCAGGCCAGTTCCGTGGAAGAGCTGGTAGCTACCATAAGTCTTATTTCTTCTCATGTGGATTTAAATGCTAAAAACGCAGAGGAAGCCACGCTCCAGGCAAAGGAGACTTCATCCCAGCTGGAAAATGGAAAAGAACAGATGAAGAGAATGACCGATGCAATGAACGAGATCAACCATACTTCCAGTGAAATCGGTAAGATCATAAAAACCATCGAAGATATTGCCTACCAGACCAACATCCTGGCTTTAAACGCAGCGGTTGAAGCCGCCCGTGCCGGAGAAGCCGGAAAAGGCTTTGCCGTCGTCGCCGACGAAGTGCGCAATCTTGCATCAAAAAGCGCGGAGGCCTCAAAAAATACCGCTTTCCTCATAGAAAGCTCCGCCCAGTCGGTACAGAAGGGAACGGGAATCGCCGATGAAACAGCGGATTCTCTGGAACGAATCGCAGCTTCTTCCGAAAAAATGGCTTCCCTGATATATGATATCGCCGAAGCCTCCCAGGAACAGGCAAGCTCCATTGCCCATGTGGCCCTGGGAATCGACCAGATATCCGGCGTTGTGCAGACCAATTCCGCTACGGCAGAAGAGAGCGCAGCCACCAGCGAAGAACTCTCCAGTCAGGCCCAGATCTTAAATGGTCTGATGGATCAGTTCCGGTTCTAA
- a CDS encoding ATP-binding protein, whose amino-acid sequence MALSNSQYDAIMRAYGQQQFKNRHEQEERIAEVYRRIPVIKELDDFISTSAVASARRLLEGDKGALKDLRNEIADLREQKSVLLKAAGYSADYMEMRYRCPDCKDTGYADGTKCHCFRQSEMKYLYAQSNIEQITAVENFDTFSYEYFDDTRVVPVLNRTVRQYMGQVVETCKSFVKGFSEEHGNLLFTGPTGVGKTFLTNCIAKELIDRYYSVIYLSANDLFEVFSKNRFDYQDEEDMKGMYQYILDCDLLIIDDLGTELNNSFTSSELFYCINERLNSTRSTIISTNHPINELRDRYTERVTSRLISRYTVIPLYGDDIRIRKKHINK is encoded by the coding sequence ATGGCGCTGAGCAATTCACAGTACGATGCTATCATGCGGGCTTATGGACAGCAACAGTTTAAGAACCGCCATGAACAGGAAGAGCGGATTGCGGAAGTATACCGCAGGATTCCGGTTATAAAAGAGCTTGATGATTTCATCAGTACCAGTGCAGTGGCCAGTGCGCGCAGACTGCTGGAAGGGGACAAGGGAGCTCTTAAGGACTTAAGAAATGAAATTGCAGACTTGAGAGAGCAGAAAAGTGTACTTTTAAAGGCAGCCGGTTATTCTGCGGACTATATGGAGATGCGGTACCGGTGCCCGGATTGTAAAGATACCGGATACGCAGATGGGACCAAGTGCCACTGTTTCCGCCAATCTGAAATGAAATATCTTTACGCCCAGTCAAACATTGAACAGATTACCGCTGTAGAAAATTTCGATACATTTTCCTATGAATACTTTGATGATACCAGGGTGGTTCCGGTTCTTAACAGGACCGTCAGACAGTACATGGGACAGGTTGTGGAGACTTGCAAAAGCTTTGTAAAGGGATTTTCCGAGGAACATGGAAACCTGCTGTTTACAGGCCCTACAGGAGTCGGTAAAACGTTCTTAACAAACTGCATCGCCAAGGAGCTGATTGACCGGTATTATTCCGTTATATATTTATCGGCTAATGACTTATTCGAGGTATTTTCAAAGAACCGGTTCGATTACCAGGATGAAGAAGATATGAAAGGGATGTACCAGTATATTCTGGACTGCGACCTTCTGATCATTGATGATCTGGGTACAGAGCTTAATAACAGCTTTACATCTTCTGAATTGTTTTACTGCATCAACGAACGGCTTAATTCTACCAGGTCCACGATCATATCCACCAACCATCCCATAAATGAGCTGAGGGACCGGTATACGGAACGTGTGACCTCAAGGCTGATCAGCCGCTATACGGTGATTCCTCTTTATGGAGATGATATTCGAATCAGAAAGAAACATATCAATAAATAA
- a CDS encoding QueT transporter family protein gives MHYKTSEKTYFMVFSAAIAAVYTVLTMVFAPISFGPIQFRISEILCILPFFTPAAIPGLFIGCFLSNLLCGAATLDVIFGSLATLIGAIGSYKLRKNRWLVCLPPILANTIIIPWVLRYAYGSEDIIWYAMLTVGIGEILVIGIFGNILLGVLNNYRHVIFGRFLSDK, from the coding sequence ATGCATTACAAAACTTCAGAAAAAACCTATTTTATGGTTTTTTCAGCGGCGATTGCTGCAGTCTACACTGTGTTGACCATGGTTTTCGCGCCTATCAGCTTCGGCCCCATCCAGTTTAGAATTTCAGAGATCCTCTGTATTCTGCCATTTTTTACTCCGGCAGCAATTCCTGGATTGTTCATTGGTTGCTTCCTGTCAAATTTATTATGCGGAGCAGCAACCCTGGATGTGATTTTTGGAAGTCTTGCAACCCTGATCGGAGCTATCGGTTCCTATAAGCTTCGGAAAAACAGGTGGCTGGTATGCCTTCCGCCGATTTTGGCAAATACCATTATCATCCCATGGGTTCTGCGGTACGCTTACGGCTCAGAGGATATTATCTGGTATGCGATGCTGACAGTGGGAATAGGAGAGATTCTTGTAATAGGAATCTTTGGCAACATACTGCTTGGCGTGCTGAACAATTATAGGCATGTAATATTCGGGCGTTTCTTGTCGGATAAATAA
- the murC gene encoding UDP-N-acetylmuramate--L-alanine ligase produces MYQIDFHKPEAIHFIGIGGISMSGLAEILIDEGFTVTGSDSQNSELTRHLETKGAAISYGQRAENIREGIDVVVYTAAVHPDNPEFARAKEKGLPILSRAELLGQMMKNYENSIAVSGTHGKTTTTSMITEILLAAETDPTISVGGILNSIGGNIRVGGPRLFVTEACEYTNSFLSFFPTMEVILNIEADHLDFFKDIKDIRHSFRLFAEKLPQNGSLVINNDIESREEITQGLPCNVITFGKKPGSRYQAEAIRFDDLARATYDLKVDGNIVDTVTLGVPGEHNVYNSLAAAAVCTELGIGLELIKKGLKRFTGTNRRFEKKGELSGITIVDDYAHHPQEIRATLETAKHYPHKKLWVAFQPHTYTRTKAFLDEFAEALSLADEVILADIYAAREADDLGISSRDIEERIEKRGVKAHYFSSFDEIETFILENCIHGDLLITMGAGDIVKVGEKLLGL; encoded by the coding sequence ATGTATCAAATTGATTTTCATAAACCAGAGGCAATTCATTTTATTGGAATAGGCGGAATCAGCATGAGCGGTTTGGCGGAAATTCTTATTGACGAGGGATTTACCGTTACTGGGTCAGATTCCCAGAATTCAGAGCTGACACGCCATTTAGAGACAAAAGGTGCAGCGATCTCATATGGCCAGCGGGCAGAGAATATTAGAGAAGGAATTGACGTAGTTGTCTATACCGCTGCCGTTCATCCCGATAATCCGGAATTTGCAAGGGCTAAAGAAAAAGGACTTCCCATACTAAGCCGTGCAGAACTACTTGGACAGATGATGAAAAATTATGAGAATTCCATAGCCGTATCAGGAACCCACGGAAAGACCACCACCACATCTATGATCACTGAGATTCTTTTGGCTGCTGAGACAGACCCCACCATATCGGTAGGCGGAATCTTAAACTCCATTGGCGGAAATATCCGGGTAGGAGGCCCAAGACTGTTTGTAACAGAAGCCTGCGAATATACCAATAGCTTTCTGTCATTTTTCCCTACCATGGAGGTAATCCTGAATATAGAGGCAGATCATCTGGATTTCTTTAAAGATATTAAGGATATTCGCCACTCTTTTCGCCTGTTTGCCGAAAAGCTCCCCCAAAACGGCTCCCTGGTGATAAACAATGACATTGAGAGCAGGGAGGAGATTACCCAGGGGCTTCCATGTAACGTGATTACATTTGGTAAGAAACCGGGAAGCAGATATCAGGCCGAAGCCATCCGTTTTGACGATTTGGCAAGGGCTACTTATGATTTAAAGGTGGACGGAAATATTGTGGATACCGTGACACTTGGCGTTCCGGGAGAACATAATGTGTATAATTCCCTGGCAGCTGCAGCCGTTTGTACAGAGCTGGGAATCGGGCTGGAGCTGATTAAAAAAGGACTGAAGCGCTTTACAGGCACCAACCGGCGTTTTGAGAAAAAGGGAGAACTGTCAGGAATCACCATCGTTGATGATTATGCTCACCATCCCCAGGAAATCAGGGCAACTCTGGAAACAGCAAAGCATTATCCCCATAAAAAGCTGTGGGTAGCATTCCAGCCTCATACGTATACCAGGACAAAAGCATTTCTGGATGAATTTGCAGAGGCACTGTCTCTGGCGGATGAGGTGATTCTTGCGGACATCTATGCAGCCCGTGAAGCGGACGATTTAGGAATCAGTTCCAGGGATATTGAAGAGAGAATCGAGAAAAGAGGCGTAAAAGCCCACTATTTTTCATCCTTTGATGAGATTGAAACATTTATTTTAGAAAATTGTATACACGGTGATTTGTTGATAACTATGGGGGCCGGAGATATCGTAAAAGTGGGAGAAAAGCTTTTAGGCTTATAG
- a CDS encoding DnaD domain protein — MTLNIKSSFKINVTVITNEFIDEYMAAANGEYIKEYLYLMRHEGEEITVSMIADALNHTEADVARALSYWKNAGVLKEGVPVKPEVSPAASETACSGIIAEKQPKPAPSGRRMVYSPEKISGLAGDEDFSQLLYIAQKYMNKVFTQRECEVFAYLYDGLHMPAELLEYVVEYCVQGGHSSIRYIETVAISWHEKGFRTVEDAKSFALTFTKDSFAVMKAFGLNDRKPGDLEKDFIDRWFRAYGFARELVVEACNRTLAATHAPSFQYADKILEGWKKAGVRSMEEIKKLDEQYADRMRSGEHKTGKSGDNKQAQSTKGKRGQNQFQNFPQREIDYDALVLKQLSERQ; from the coding sequence ATGACATTGAATATTAAAAGCAGTTTCAAGATCAACGTTACAGTCATTACCAATGAGTTCATTGACGAATACATGGCAGCGGCCAATGGAGAATACATAAAAGAATATTTATATTTAATGCGCCATGAAGGAGAAGAAATCACCGTTTCCATGATTGCGGATGCGTTAAACCATACAGAAGCAGATGTAGCGCGGGCTTTATCATACTGGAAGAATGCCGGAGTCCTAAAAGAAGGCGTTCCAGTTAAACCGGAAGTATCCCCAGCAGCATCAGAAACAGCCTGTTCCGGAATAATCGCAGAGAAACAACCGAAACCAGCACCATCCGGCCGCCGTATGGTCTACTCCCCAGAAAAGATAAGCGGTCTGGCCGGAGATGAGGATTTCTCTCAGCTTCTTTATATTGCCCAGAAATACATGAATAAGGTATTCACCCAAAGGGAGTGCGAGGTGTTCGCCTATCTATATGACGGCCTGCACATGCCTGCTGAGCTTTTAGAATATGTGGTAGAATACTGTGTGCAAGGCGGTCACAGCAGCATCCGTTATATTGAAACGGTGGCTATCAGCTGGCATGAAAAAGGGTTTCGGACCGTGGAAGATGCCAAGAGCTTTGCCCTTACCTTTACCAAGGATTCCTTTGCTGTTATGAAAGCCTTTGGATTAAATGACAGGAAACCGGGAGATCTTGAGAAGGACTTCATAGACAGGTGGTTCCGCGCCTATGGATTTGCCAGGGAGCTGGTTGTTGAAGCCTGTAACCGGACACTGGCGGCTACTCATGCGCCCAGCTTTCAGTATGCGGACAAAATATTAGAGGGCTGGAAAAAAGCTGGTGTACGCTCCATGGAAGAGATTAAAAAGCTGGACGAACAGTATGCGGACCGCATGAGAAGCGGAGAACATAAAACCGGAAAAAGCGGTGATAATAAGCAGGCTCAAAGCACTAAGGGGAAAAGAGGACAGAACCAGTTTCAGAATTTCCCTCAAAGAGAGATTGATTATGATGCCCTTGTTTTAAAGCAATTATCGGAGCGGCAGTAA
- a CDS encoding ArsR/SmtB family transcription factor, which translates to MEEKYIQNGKILKALSDPKRLRIVDMLSCGELCACKILEKFHITQPTLSHDMKVLIDAGLVKARPEGKWIYYSLNEERLKAFYQQLGEIFNSNPDCICHRKGSDI; encoded by the coding sequence ATGGAAGAAAAATACATTCAGAATGGTAAAATTTTAAAAGCTTTGTCCGACCCGAAACGATTACGCATTGTTGATATGCTTTCTTGCGGAGAGCTTTGTGCCTGCAAGATTTTAGAAAAGTTTCATATTACCCAGCCGACCCTGTCACATGATATGAAAGTCTTAATAGACGCTGGCTTGGTAAAAGCAAGGCCGGAAGGCAAATGGATATATTATTCATTGAATGAGGAACGCCTAAAAGCTTTTTATCAGCAGTTAGGAGAGATATTCAATTCAAACCCCGATTGCATATGCCATCGGAAAGGCAGTGATATATAG